One Rossellomorea aquimaris DNA window includes the following coding sequences:
- a CDS encoding YdiU family protein yields the protein MTIMGNQAGWNLENSYTTLPSSFFTRQDPTPVQAPKLIVMNERVAESLGLDARKLGEEVLSGNEIPEGAEPLAQSYAGHQFGYFNMLGDGRAVLIGEQITPSGERFDIQLKGGGRTPYSRGGDGRSGLGPMLREHIISEAMHGLGIPTTRSLAVVTSGETIYRETEQQGAILTRVAASHLRVGTFQFASKFGTVEDLRVLADYAVERHYPDGKKAPNRYLYLLEKVIKRQAALIAKWQMVGFIHGVMNTDNMTISGETIDYGPCAFMDTYDPATVFSSIDTGGRYAYGNQPQIAGWNLARFAESLLPILHNEQEESLKLAQDAVMEFPKLYEAHWLDGMRGKLGIFNEEDGDESLAKDLLSLMKKNRADYTNTFRSLTNEEEIDLFKNPEFVQWKERWEGRLNRQEESKEATHQLMRKHNPSVIPRNHRVEEALEAAVERNDYKVMERLLEVLENPYQLSTEQCEYTKLPEPSAHPYRTYCGT from the coding sequence ATGACGATAATGGGAAATCAAGCAGGTTGGAATCTCGAGAACAGCTATACCACACTTCCAAGTTCTTTTTTTACTAGACAGGATCCGACTCCTGTTCAAGCACCAAAGCTGATCGTAATGAATGAACGAGTGGCTGAGTCGCTGGGGCTGGACGCGAGGAAACTTGGGGAAGAGGTTTTATCTGGCAACGAAATCCCGGAAGGTGCCGAACCCCTTGCTCAAAGCTATGCAGGGCATCAGTTTGGCTATTTTAATATGCTGGGGGACGGTCGTGCAGTCCTGATCGGTGAACAGATCACCCCATCAGGTGAGCGTTTTGATATCCAGCTCAAAGGAGGAGGGAGAACCCCTTATTCCAGAGGTGGGGACGGTCGCTCAGGACTTGGACCGATGCTCAGGGAGCATATCATCAGTGAAGCCATGCACGGGCTTGGGATTCCGACGACTCGAAGCTTGGCAGTGGTGACTTCGGGTGAGACGATTTACCGGGAAACAGAACAGCAGGGTGCGATCCTGACCCGAGTAGCGGCTAGCCATCTTCGCGTCGGTACTTTTCAGTTTGCTTCAAAATTTGGAACGGTTGAAGATCTCCGCGTATTGGCCGATTATGCGGTGGAGCGTCACTACCCGGATGGTAAGAAAGCCCCGAACCGTTATCTTTACCTGTTAGAAAAAGTCATCAAGCGTCAGGCTGCACTCATTGCCAAGTGGCAAATGGTCGGGTTCATTCATGGTGTGATGAACACAGATAACATGACGATCAGCGGAGAAACCATTGATTATGGACCATGCGCTTTTATGGATACGTATGACCCGGCAACGGTATTCAGCTCCATTGATACCGGAGGACGTTATGCCTACGGAAATCAGCCTCAAATTGCCGGTTGGAACCTTGCCCGATTTGCTGAAAGCCTTTTGCCTATTCTTCACAATGAACAAGAAGAGTCGCTGAAGCTTGCCCAGGATGCTGTAATGGAATTTCCTAAGCTGTATGAAGCTCACTGGCTCGACGGAATGAGAGGGAAACTCGGTATTTTCAATGAAGAAGATGGGGACGAATCCCTTGCAAAAGATCTTTTGAGTTTAATGAAAAAGAATCGCGCCGACTATACAAATACATTCCGTTCATTAACAAATGAAGAAGAAATCGATTTGTTTAAAAATCCGGAATTTGTTCAATGGAAAGAACGCTGGGAAGGAAGACTAAACAGGCAAGAAGAATCGAAAGAAGCAACTCATCAGTTAATGCGAAAGCACAATCCATCTGTGATTCCCCGGAATCACCGTGTGGAGGAAGCGTTGGAAGCTGCAGTGGAAAGGAATGATTACAAGGTTATGGAGCGTTTACTTGAGGTTCTTGAAAATCCTTACCAGTTATCGACAGAACAGTGCGAGTACACGAAACTCCCGGAACCATCTGCTCATCCTTACCGAACGTATTGCGGTACATGA
- a CDS encoding cysteine hydrolase family protein produces the protein MNQALLVIDAQQDLIEGKEGEQAVFQKERLIENINRVIQKATETGAHLVFIRDKDVGGGEGDGFQVHKEIHVPDNSVVYDKLATNSFYGTPLLSFLKDKKVEHVVIMGCQTEYCIDTAVRYATVNGLDVTLVADGHSTKDSSVLNAEQIIQHHNKSLYGHYNVDHFSDVRQSDEELFQPKHDFYREKYGM, from the coding sequence TTGAACCAAGCATTGCTCGTGATTGATGCCCAACAGGACTTAATCGAAGGAAAAGAAGGGGAACAAGCTGTATTCCAAAAGGAGAGGCTGATTGAAAACATTAATCGGGTCATCCAAAAGGCAACCGAAACGGGTGCTCATCTCGTCTTTATACGGGATAAGGATGTCGGTGGCGGGGAAGGTGATGGATTTCAGGTTCACAAGGAGATACATGTTCCGGACAATAGTGTTGTATATGATAAATTAGCAACAAATTCGTTTTATGGTACGCCATTACTAAGCTTTTTAAAAGACAAAAAAGTTGAACATGTCGTAATCATGGGATGCCAAACGGAATATTGTATCGACACCGCTGTTCGGTATGCAACGGTTAATGGATTGGACGTCACCCTGGTAGCAGATGGTCACTCGACGAAGGATTCATCCGTGTTAAATGCTGAGCAAATTATCCAGCACCACAACAAGTCTTTGTATGGTCATTATAACGTGGATCATTTCTCCGACGTCAGACAATCTGATGAAGAGTTGTTTCAGCCGAAACATGATTTTTATCGGGAGAAATACGGAATGTAG
- a CDS encoding AAA family ATPase, whose amino-acid sequence MTNKTIYLLIGPKGSGKSFIGTLMDQKFGIPFIRVEDWAKKVKKDRKIDNEDYLSDVFSAIERGIRHSLDMHDKIVFESTGLTPYFEQMFKSIKRDFSVVTIGVHANHELCLHRVKSRDQSNHINVSDEQVNEINKQVTNKEMRTDMQLINEGKSVEELVREMRDILK is encoded by the coding sequence ATGACCAATAAAACTATTTACCTTTTAATCGGACCAAAGGGAAGCGGAAAATCGTTCATTGGGACCCTGATGGACCAAAAGTTTGGAATACCCTTTATCAGGGTGGAAGACTGGGCAAAGAAAGTGAAAAAGGATAGAAAAATCGACAATGAAGATTATCTATCAGATGTTTTTTCAGCCATCGAAAGAGGAATTCGACACTCACTGGACATGCATGACAAAATCGTATTTGAATCCACAGGACTTACGCCTTACTTTGAACAAATGTTCAAAAGTATAAAGAGAGATTTTTCAGTCGTTACGATTGGGGTCCATGCAAACCATGAATTGTGCCTGCATAGAGTTAAATCTAGAGATCAATCCAACCATATAAATGTTTCTGATGAACAGGTGAATGAGATCAACAAACAGGTAACGAATAAAGAGATGAGGACAGACATGCAGCTGATTAATGAGGGTAAATCTGTGGAGGAATTAGTTAGAGAAATGAGAGATATACTTAAATAA
- the nei gene encoding endonuclease VIII encodes MPEGPEIRRAADGVERALKNKTVQDVYFAFPHLEDYEDLLTGSIVKRVDTKGKAMLIRFDNGYTIYSHNQLYGKWYIRNLYNYPKTNRQLRLALHNEKKSALLYSASDIEVLRDEEVSEHPFVSKVGPDILSEEVTADELLQRMKDKRFIKRKWSILLLDQGFVAGIGNYLRSEIMFAAGIHPSLRPIDCTEDQLMKASEEIIHLMKQSYKTGGITNDLELVEKLKAKGEKRSKYRHWVFNREGASCFICGREIEKTVAASRRLYFCPVCQGQ; translated from the coding sequence ATGCCAGAAGGTCCGGAAATCAGAAGAGCAGCAGATGGAGTCGAGCGCGCTCTTAAGAATAAAACCGTACAAGATGTATACTTTGCCTTCCCTCATTTAGAAGATTACGAAGACCTATTAACAGGATCGATCGTGAAGAGAGTGGACACGAAAGGAAAAGCCATGCTCATTCGTTTTGACAACGGCTACACCATTTACTCCCACAATCAGCTCTACGGGAAATGGTATATCAGGAACCTGTACAATTATCCGAAAACCAACCGACAGCTCAGGTTGGCACTACATAATGAGAAAAAGTCGGCACTTCTTTACAGTGCATCCGATATTGAAGTCCTCCGTGACGAAGAGGTGTCCGAGCATCCTTTTGTTTCTAAAGTGGGACCCGATATTTTGAGTGAAGAAGTAACGGCGGATGAACTGCTCCAAAGGATGAAAGATAAACGATTCATCAAACGAAAGTGGTCGATTCTTTTATTAGATCAAGGGTTTGTGGCCGGCATCGGGAATTATTTGAGATCTGAGATCATGTTTGCAGCCGGCATCCACCCTTCTCTTCGTCCGATTGACTGTACGGAAGATCAATTGATGAAAGCATCAGAGGAAATCATTCATTTAATGAAGCAATCCTATAAGACTGGTGGAATTACAAACGATCTTGAGCTTGTTGAGAAGTTAAAAGCTAAAGGAGAGAAGCGTTCCAAATATCGACATTGGGTATTCAATCGGGAAGGGGCATCATGCTTTATTTGTGGGAGGGAAATTGAAAAGACGGTCGCTGCTTCGAGGCGGTTGTATTTTTGTCCGGTTTGTCAGGGACAATGA
- the mmuP gene encoding S-methylmethionine permease, producing MENAGQSFKRKMKTRHLVMLSLGGVIGTGLFLSSGYTIHQAGPFGTILAYLIGALVVYLVMLCLGELSVHMPETGSFHSYATKFIGPGTGYTVGWLYWLTWTVALGSEFTAAGLMMQRWFPSISVWIWSAVFAAIIFVLNALSVRFFAESEFWFSLVKVIAIVAFIVIGAGAIVGFIPLSHSEPAPFISNITSSGLFPNGAFAILMTMLAVNFAFSGTELIGVAAGETENPSKSIPKAIRTTLVRLIIFYVGTIVVLSALLPSQSAGVLESPFVAVLGRIGIPYAADIMNFVIITAILSAANSGLYASSRMLWSLADKQTISPIFAKLTDRGVPLNAIVCSMLGGGLALLSSIIAPGTVYIVLVSVSGLAVVIVWMSISAAQFLFRRQYIREGNDVKDLAYRTPLYPFIPISAFLLCLASCIGIAFDPTQRIALYCGIPFIALCYGSYYLTQYVKKRGKSYVESTEAESH from the coding sequence ATGGAAAACGCAGGACAGAGTTTTAAAAGAAAGATGAAGACGCGGCATTTAGTGATGCTGTCTCTTGGAGGGGTGATCGGAACCGGGCTTTTCTTGAGTTCGGGGTATACAATCCATCAGGCTGGACCGTTTGGGACGATCCTTGCTTATTTGATTGGGGCGCTGGTGGTGTATCTCGTGATGCTTTGTTTAGGCGAGCTTTCTGTCCATATGCCGGAGACGGGATCCTTTCATAGTTATGCGACAAAGTTCATTGGTCCTGGGACTGGTTACACGGTGGGCTGGTTATATTGGCTGACATGGACAGTGGCATTGGGGTCGGAGTTTACGGCGGCTGGCTTGATGATGCAGCGCTGGTTTCCTTCGATTAGCGTATGGATTTGGAGCGCGGTTTTTGCTGCGATAATTTTTGTGCTTAATGCGTTGTCAGTGCGTTTTTTTGCTGAATCTGAATTTTGGTTTTCTTTAGTAAAAGTGATTGCGATTGTTGCGTTTATTGTGATTGGGGCAGGGGCGATCGTCGGGTTCATCCCGCTCAGTCATTCAGAGCCGGCTCCGTTTATCTCGAATATCACAAGTTCAGGGTTGTTTCCGAATGGGGCATTTGCCATCTTGATGACCATGCTTGCCGTCAATTTTGCCTTTTCAGGAACAGAATTGATCGGGGTTGCGGCGGGAGAAACAGAGAATCCATCCAAATCGATTCCTAAAGCCATCCGCACCACGCTTGTGAGATTGATCATCTTTTATGTGGGGACGATTGTCGTATTATCCGCTTTATTACCGAGCCAGTCAGCAGGTGTATTGGAAAGTCCTTTCGTAGCGGTGCTTGGTCGGATTGGAATCCCGTATGCCGCCGATATCATGAATTTTGTGATCATAACGGCCATTTTATCAGCGGCAAACTCCGGTCTGTATGCTTCCTCCAGAATGCTATGGTCGCTTGCAGATAAGCAAACGATCTCGCCGATTTTTGCCAAATTGACTGATCGGGGAGTCCCTCTCAATGCGATTGTATGCAGCATGCTTGGAGGAGGATTGGCCTTGCTTTCAAGCATCATTGCACCGGGGACGGTCTACATCGTATTGGTTTCGGTATCGGGTCTTGCGGTAGTGATCGTGTGGATGAGCATCAGTGCTGCCCAATTTCTTTTTCGAAGACAGTACATAAGAGAAGGAAACGATGTGAAGGACCTTGCTTATCGGACGCCGCTCTATCCATTCATTCCCATTTCGGCATTCCTGCTTTGTCTCGCTTCCTGTATCGGCATTGCCTTTGATCCCACTCAGAGGATCGCCCTTTATTGCGGAATCCCGTTTATCGCCCTTTGCTATGGAAGCTATTATCTAACACAATACGTAAAGAAAAGAGGAAAAAGTTATGTCGAATCAACTGAAGCTGAATCCCATTGA
- the mmuM gene encoding homocysteine S-methyltransferase — translation MSNQLKLNPIDAILQKHSPLILDGALATELESQGFDLNDPLWSARILFEKPEAIAKVHADYFRAGADCAITVSYQATVDGFRKRGIKKPEALELIKKTVTLAKQARDDFWKEEKGNSNRPKPIVAGSVGPYGAYLADGSEYVGNYGVSDQHLADFHFSRIQALVEAGADLLAFETIPSLQEAKVLASLLKEFPDTCAWLSFSLKDGERISDGTGIEECARVFNDDEQIAAIGVNCAPIPAAKKAISVLSRNTDKPIIVYPNSGETYDAGTKTWHGEEGCCAFDEESVVWYEAGARIIGGCCRTDPGHIEALAKRWR, via the coding sequence ATGTCGAATCAACTGAAGCTGAATCCCATTGATGCTATTTTACAAAAACATTCCCCACTGATTTTAGATGGAGCATTAGCAACAGAGCTGGAATCCCAGGGCTTTGATTTAAACGATCCCCTTTGGTCTGCCCGTATACTCTTTGAAAAACCGGAAGCGATTGCGAAGGTTCATGCTGATTATTTCCGTGCAGGAGCCGATTGTGCGATTACAGTCAGCTACCAGGCAACGGTGGATGGCTTTCGGAAGCGCGGAATAAAGAAACCAGAAGCGCTGGAATTAATCAAAAAAACAGTTACTCTTGCCAAACAGGCCCGGGATGACTTTTGGAAAGAAGAAAAGGGAAATTCGAATCGGCCGAAACCAATCGTTGCAGGTTCTGTAGGACCTTACGGGGCATACCTTGCTGACGGCTCAGAGTACGTTGGGAACTATGGAGTAAGTGATCAACATTTAGCAGATTTCCATTTTTCCAGAATCCAGGCATTAGTGGAGGCGGGTGCTGATTTGCTGGCATTCGAAACCATCCCGTCCTTGCAGGAAGCAAAGGTGCTCGCTTCTCTTTTGAAAGAATTTCCGGATACCTGCGCCTGGCTGTCTTTTTCATTAAAGGATGGAGAGAGGATAAGTGATGGAACGGGGATTGAAGAGTGCGCGCGTGTGTTCAATGACGATGAACAAATTGCTGCAATTGGTGTGAATTGTGCACCGATTCCTGCGGCCAAGAAGGCGATAAGCGTATTAAGCAGAAACACTGACAAACCAATCATCGTGTACCCGAACTCAGGTGAGACTTACGATGCGGGGACTAAAACGTGGCATGGGGAGGAAGGGTGTTGTGCGTTTGATGAGGAATCAGTAGTTTGGTACGAGGCAGGTGCCCGTATCATTGGTGGTTGCTGCCGGACGGATCCGGGTCATATTGAAGCTTTGGCGAAGAGGTGGAGATAG
- a CDS encoding glucoamylase family protein yields MKKYFSLLLVLLLILSAALPAAASAEHTNKGKEIALSKQLKAISKNTYRYFEDFTDEKTGLTYDAVRMDNGEINAQKFTSPTNIAMYMMSTISAEEVGLISREEAVTNIEKTVNSLKDMEKWNGLFYNWYYTEDATLMTDWGQFISTVDNGWLSAGLVVVGQAYPELYEETHTLVEDMDYSTLYTPEVGQMRGGYDVATESYTSHHYGAFYTEPRVASYIAIGKEDVPEEHWWRMFRTMPESWDWQAQIPEGYTETYDGVDVFEGHYSYKGTKYVPSWGGSMFEALMPQLVLKEKELGKNALGLNNKRHVDIQIQYAKAQGYAAWGMSPAATPDNYSEFAATPLGMDGYKSDGTVTPHATFLALEYAPMEAFKNIQALKRFDMYGKYGFLDSVNVETGEVTQAYLALDQGMTMVSIVNYLKNGVIRDYFHQDHIGKSPEDLLIKERFSIK; encoded by the coding sequence TTGAAGAAATATTTTTCATTGCTGTTAGTCTTATTGCTAATCCTGAGCGCTGCGCTCCCTGCTGCGGCTTCTGCAGAGCACACAAACAAAGGAAAAGAGATCGCTTTGTCCAAACAATTGAAAGCGATTTCAAAGAATACCTATCGATACTTCGAGGATTTTACAGATGAGAAAACGGGGCTCACATATGATGCCGTACGAATGGATAACGGGGAGATCAATGCCCAGAAATTCACGTCACCAACGAACATCGCCATGTACATGATGAGTACGATTTCAGCTGAGGAAGTCGGCTTGATATCACGTGAAGAAGCCGTGACTAACATCGAAAAGACGGTGAATTCATTAAAAGATATGGAAAAATGGAACGGATTATTTTACAACTGGTACTATACAGAAGATGCAACGCTCATGACGGATTGGGGTCAATTCATCTCAACTGTAGATAATGGATGGCTCTCTGCAGGGCTGGTTGTAGTGGGACAAGCGTATCCTGAACTCTATGAAGAGACCCACACATTAGTAGAGGACATGGATTATTCCACTCTTTACACACCTGAAGTAGGACAAATGCGGGGCGGATATGATGTAGCAACCGAGAGCTATACTTCTCACCATTACGGTGCTTTTTATACGGAACCACGCGTAGCAAGCTACATCGCGATCGGGAAAGAAGATGTACCGGAAGAACATTGGTGGAGAATGTTCCGCACCATGCCTGAAAGCTGGGATTGGCAGGCTCAAATCCCAGAAGGATATACAGAAACTTATGATGGTGTGGATGTCTTCGAAGGACATTACAGCTACAAGGGCACTAAATATGTACCAAGCTGGGGAGGAAGCATGTTTGAAGCATTGATGCCACAGCTTGTCCTGAAGGAAAAAGAACTCGGGAAGAACGCACTTGGCTTAAACAATAAGCGTCATGTAGACATCCAGATCCAATATGCTAAAGCGCAAGGATATGCAGCCTGGGGTATGTCACCAGCAGCCACACCCGATAATTATTCAGAATTTGCCGCCACTCCATTAGGTATGGACGGTTATAAGTCTGATGGCACTGTCACTCCACATGCCACTTTCCTGGCACTTGAATACGCACCAATGGAAGCGTTCAAAAACATCCAGGCATTGAAACGTTTCGATATGTACGGGAAATACGGTTTCCTTGATTCAGTCAATGTAGAGACAGGGGAAGTGACACAGGCCTACCTCGCTTTAGATCAAGGTATGACAATGGTCTCAATCGTCAACTATTTAAAGAATGGGGTCATCAGAGATTACTTCCATCAAGATCATATCGGGAAATCTCCTGAGGACCTGCTGATTAAAGAGAGGTTTTCTATTAAATAA